From the genome of Rhodohalobacter sp. SW132:
TTTTAGGCCGGGCATGGATTTGGTTCACCAGGAAACAGAAATGTTCCAGTGCCTCCAGCTCTTTCGGTGTCTGTTTAATCAGGTGCTCCATGATCGGCATCTGCCCTGTCAAAAGTTCCTGAACATACCGTCGTTTAACTTTTGCCCGCTTTTTTGCAATCACCTTATCAAACCGTCGCTTGATTTCAAAAAAGACCGGGGCATCCGGCCCGTTTTCATAATAGCGGATCCGCAGTTTATACCGGTTTCGGTTGCCGTTGATTGTATCCTGGTAGGTCTTCATCGATTGCGAATCGATATACAGACTGTGCACCGGGTACGACAGATCGGGCTGCGTCGCCCCAAACGGGTCAATTGCCAAATAACGCTCCACGAAATGCCGAATTTCAAGCGCTTTATATTCGTGTACCCTGAATTTGATTTCAAAACGCTGTTCTTGTAGCCTGTCTTTCATCCACTTTTTACACTTTTGTAATAATGTGGTAACACTAAGGTAATATATAAAATATGAGATAGCAGACGCAATTCAGAGATTTTTGAATCACTCAGAGTTATACATGAGGCTGGTTTCTTCGAATTCATTTCTATTCAGTGCAGGAATCGTGTTGAGAGAAAACTGTGTTTTCGTGGAACTGTAGAGAATTCACCCGGGTGGGTCGGGACCAGAAATGCACTGGCT
Proteins encoded in this window:
- a CDS encoding polyphosphate polymerase domain-containing protein; its protein translation is MKDRLQEQRFEIKFRVHEYKALEIRHFVERYLAIDPFGATQPDLSYPVHSLYIDSQSMKTYQDTINGNRNRYKLRIRYYENGPDAPVFFEIKRRFDKVIAKKRAKVKRRYVQELLTGQMPIMEHLIKQTPKELEALEHFCFLVNQIHARPKIHVAYRREAYELEDNNSVRVTFDRDVRTKQERGYSLATEMKDGADVFGNKVILELKFTNRFPDWFRELTQRFDLRQDSAAKYVDGILKIGPGKLVAV